GACGCCTCCTGGGCCTTGAGGTACTCAACGCACGGCGCCTGTTGCGACCGGAGATCCTGCCGTCTGAGTAGGTGTGTCGAGACACAAATCAAACCTGCGCGACCATGCCGTCGGCTCACCGACGGAGGTTGTCGGTGGTCCCGCCTAGAGTTTCTTCATGGCCATCAGCTACGAGTTCTACGAACCGGAGTCTCCGGTGGAATTCGTTCTGCTGCAATCGCTTTCGGATCAGAAGCAGCGTTTGTTGAACCAGCTTCTGAATGCGTTGGGGTCACCCGCGGAAGTACTGACGTTTGCGAACCGGATGTCCCGTGAAGCGTTCTACCGGCTCGATGCCCACGCCGTGCGCAACGCCGGGTCCATCAGCACCGCTCGGCCCGTCGATGTCGATGACCATCGTATGCTCGAGAAAGCAGTGACCGGTTCCACCCAGTTGGCATCGATCTCCCAAGCCGTGCAGGCAATGGCGATGGCCAGGTACGCAGCGATCGACGAGGAGTTGGTCGATTCCGACACCGGGGTCACGGCGAAGGTCGAACACCCGCTCGGTCATCAGGCCTTGTTTGCCGACACCGACCTGGCAGCTGCCTGTCAGATGGCACCCCGCACCGCGTCGAGCAAGATGAGCAACTCCATCGACACGTGCACCAAAACGCCCGGTCTGTTGGCGGCCACGGTCGAGGGTTCGATCCCGTACTGGAAAGTCAGCCTCGTTGCCTCGGAACTGGTGAACGCCTCACCCGAGACGTCCCGCCGGGTCGAGCAGCACCTGCTCGACACCAAAGGCTTCAACACCTGGGGTTACCTGAAGGTGAAGACTGCCGCGCGGGCGCTGGTGACCCAATGGGAAGAGGAAGCCGCGAAGAAGACCCGCCAGAAGGAAGCCAAAGAAGCCACCGGTGTCTGGGTGCGTCCCTCCGACATCCCGGGCATGGCCGAGCTGTGTGCCGTCGGTCCCGCCGACCAGATCGCCCGCATCTACGGAGCCGTCGACCAACTGGCTGATCAACGCGCCAAGAACCCGCCCGAGGGTGACGAGACCGGTGAGTCGAAGCCGACGCTCGGACAACTGCGCCTCGGCGCGCTGCACGACCTCGTCACCGCAGGCGCCGACGTGACCTACCAGGTCGTCATCCAGGTCCCTGTCGTTCGTGAGGAACAGGCCGCCACGGCTGCAACGAAACGTGCCACCGACGACCCAGAGCACGAGCCCGACGCGTCCCCGGACGACGGATCACCCCCACCCGGACAGTCCGCCTCATCGCCCCGCGGCCCGGATACCGCTCACGAGCCCACCGACGCTCCCGATTCCGAATCGTGTTCAACATCAGGCGAATCGGGAACCTCATACTCAACGGGGTGGGCACGCATCGCCGGGATCGGGTTCATCCCACCCAAGGTGCTCGACGCGTTGATCGAGCAGTTCGGTTGC
This is a stretch of genomic DNA from Yimella lutea. It encodes these proteins:
- a CDS encoding HNH endonuclease signature motif containing protein, giving the protein MAISYEFYEPESPVEFVLLQSLSDQKQRLLNQLLNALGSPAEVLTFANRMSREAFYRLDAHAVRNAGSISTARPVDVDDHRMLEKAVTGSTQLASISQAVQAMAMARYAAIDEELVDSDTGVTAKVEHPLGHQALFADTDLAAACQMAPRTASSKMSNSIDTCTKTPGLLAATVEGSIPYWKVSLVASELVNASPETSRRVEQHLLDTKGFNTWGYLKVKTAARALVTQWEEEAAKKTRQKEAKEATGVWVRPSDIPGMAELCAVGPADQIARIYGAVDQLADQRAKNPPEGDETGESKPTLGQLRLGALHDLVTAGADVTYQVVIQVPVVREEQAATAATKRATDDPEHEPDASPDDGSPPPGQSASSPRGPDTAHEPTDAPDSESCSTSGESGTSYSTGWARIAGIGFIPPKVLDALIEQFGCRLTRALVDADTGVTGETSTTAYEPTSRMREFVQQRDQTCRFPMCTRTATRCDIDHVIEWPQGPTAVQNLAALCRHHHDAKTKEHWDYEMSDDGVCTWTSRTGRTYVTYPDSVHDAS